From Pseudoalteromonas sp. DL-6, one genomic window encodes:
- a CDS encoding ATP-binding cassette domain-containing protein: MSTGCCISLRNISFARNTNGSISNIDLNILKGQLAIIISFNQSVLNNLVKLLRGEEKPDEGEVVYLGVDRNDILFLPKFDEENEHYPVTVFNLVKFASFNCSELSNKSGVHVKSLVNEAIAKVGMSHYAKCYIHELSLSQIQRVRFARIILQNPKVLILDRPFLKVNSKTKKDLLDLLKDMLAKNMTIVVTNNTLDDFKNIHSQLTFIHEGVVFTKALLTPSYTHFIKG, encoded by the coding sequence ATGAGCACTGGCTGTTGTATAAGCTTAAGGAATATCTCCTTCGCAAGAAACACTAATGGCTCAATTAGTAATATTGATCTAAATATATTGAAAGGCCAGCTAGCAATTATAATTAGTTTTAATCAATCCGTGTTAAATAATTTGGTAAAACTATTACGCGGCGAAGAAAAACCAGACGAGGGGGAAGTCGTTTATTTAGGCGTGGACCGTAATGATATTTTATTTTTACCTAAGTTTGATGAAGAAAATGAGCACTATCCTGTTACTGTTTTTAATCTTGTTAAATTTGCTAGCTTTAATTGCTCCGAATTGTCCAATAAAAGCGGAGTGCATGTAAAAAGCCTTGTAAATGAAGCGATTGCTAAAGTTGGAATGAGCCATTACGCAAAATGTTATATCCATGAGCTTTCATTGAGCCAAATTCAACGAGTAAGGTTTGCGAGGATAATTTTACAAAACCCTAAGGTATTAATATTAGATAGACCTTTCCTAAAAGTTAACTCAAAGACAAAAAAAGACTTACTTGATCTTTTAAAAGATATGCTAGCTAAAAACATGACTATCGTAGTGACAAATAACACATTAGATGACTTTAAAAATATACATTCACAATTAACTT